The genomic region AAGGGACACCCCCAAAAGACATTTATCCCTCaaaaaaataagttatatttttgcCCCAAAACATGGGAATTAATACCTCCTAAAATAAGGAATTTCTCCCATCAAAAATAATGGAATTAATTTCCTAAACATAAGGGACGTTTTCGACCCCCAAATTAGGGGAATTTTCTCCCTCAAAAAGAACacaaaagaattaaaaaaaatgttgaaataaagAATCTCCCCTTTCCCATAAAATAACAGCATTTTCTTCCCATAATTAAGGGAAATCCCAGTCGCCCCCAAAAAGCAAGACCCCCAACTGTGTGTTGTATAAATTGCAGCCCTGCTGTGGTTGCACTGAAGAAGAAGATTTTGAGGAAACTAAACGGAGGGTTTTCAGTAAGTCAGTCTTCCACTTTGACAAGAAgtccaaaccaaaaaaaaagagtgaaatGTGTGTGAGAAGATGAGAATGCTGATTTAATATTGGATATCACAGACGTGAGGACAGAGcagtggaacacacacacactcataaatACAAGAGCTAAACGACAATAatttagaataaaaataaaaaatccttgaAGATTTTAATGTGATGGTAGTTTGAAGGTGTGTGGGAGTGATATTATATTTAAGATATAGAAGAGTTCAGTGGTGTACCTAACCAGGTGACCTCAGGTCCTCAGAGTCTGGGCCAGCCTGTTGAGTTCCTGCGACAGAGCGGTCACCGTGTCCAAGATCCTGCGCTTGTCCTTCTCCTGCAGCCTGGCCTCACACCTCTGGGCGAACTTATCGGGATGCCACAGCGTCTGCTGCTTCCGCAGCGCCTTGCGGAAGGCCGCCGCGTCCTTGCGGTCCACGCCGTGCAGCATCACGTCCGCCATCTCCTGAACCGTGCCGCGCGGTGCCGGCCAGGGGATGTCGGCGTAGCACAGCAGCTCggcgccgccgtcgtcgtcgtcgtcaggCGCGCCGGCTTTGAAGGTGGCGGCGCACATTTGATCGTAGCGGCGCTTCTTGCCCAGACGGGTCTCTTCCTCTTTGCGTGCGGCGCGGTCCAAGTACTCCTGGTGTTCCTTCTGGAGACGCTGGTGCAGCTCCTGGTAGTTCTCCTCTTTTTCTCCCTcgctcttcttctttttcttcttccggCCAGAAGAGGCCGCTATTCTCTGAGCTTCCGCGTTCTTCTTGGAGAAATATTCTGTTCTGATGCGGTCCGCCCAGTCGCCgtagtcctcctcctcctcgtccacAGCCAGGTAGTCGTCCGCTGtcacaccagcacaaacaacTACAATTTAACACATAGAtggctaaaaaaataaatacaattctttttttttttttaccgtcatAAACCCCAAAGTTCTCACAGAACTCGTCCTCACATTCGCCAAACAGTTTTTCCATCCAGTCTCGTTCTGGGTCAGCCTTTGGTGGCCCGCTGGTGCTTGCTGGTGTCTCCTGCCACAAATCAACTCGTGCATTCACATAAGAACTgaaacagccctttgagacactggtgatttagggctatgtaagtaaacattgattgatttattgattgaaatataGATCAAGAAGAAATTTTCACATGCAAgcctccttttttattttttcccaagatggcgctgctgtagtggctgctgttggcaggagctctgtgctcttgtgtcatccttttgtcttattatacttttttgccttttggtccgggaccctttgggactgtgtgacaaggggtggcactttcgtgacctctgtggtgatttttttgtggacttctggatctgcctctcgggagccttttggccatggagaccagctggtgggtgtctgccacaccagagtcggtttggagggactggaggagatgcggatgaggggacaggactgcggagctagcactgagcgccgggacggagaggcttcgcggtgtcttggctgggtgagcaggtgtcggacacctcagttctcttggacgtatcctcgctcatccatgcggactggacactggccgaaagtggagttggctgtcttggttgctttgttgggtctgctcttgtctctggccatcttccctccaccccagcggacgatggcgtggaacaccgcagaggccaccacagtggatatgtttcatttactttttattcatagctgtatgtagaagtgtctggttgtatctgctgctttaatgtcctctgtgttctttgatgtttccctcttacacacatgtaagagggatgtgtactatggctatgacttgttgttttttccccttggcctcagtctgcaccccctctccagggcccaggctaagaccgattgttttattttattttaatcttctatttttttctcccccccttgtttacctgtatctcatcttttttttgtaaggggcgctggaagccggcagacccgtcagcgatcctgttctgtctccctttaatgtttgtctgaccttgaatgggattgtgctgaaaattgtaattttcctgaaggaactctcctgacagaataaataaagtactatctaatctaatctaatctaatctattcatagctgtatgtagaagtgtctggttgtatctgatgctttaatgtctttaatgtcctctgtgttctttgatgtttgcctcttacacacatgtaagagggatgtgttctatggctatgacttgtttttttcccttggcctcagtctgcaccccctctccagggcccaggctaagaccgattttttcattttattttaatcttgtatttttctcccccccctcaccccctacccccccgtttacctgtatctcatcttttttgtaaggggcgctggaagccggcagacccgtcaccaatcctgttctgtctccctgtaatgtttgtctgatcttgaatgggattgtgctgaaaattttaaattttcctgaaggaactctcctgacggaataaataaagtactatctaatctaatccattgCTACAAATTCTGTCAAAACCTTCACCCCTACTGTGTTAACAAATGCTATCAAACActgcttgaaatttctcacacaatTGGGCGATATATGAAATATAATCAACATATCACATGCATTTCTcaatctttcttgtctctccttctcacagagacgtaaaacaagcgcaccttcttacatatgtcacgcgtacagcgtcatacgccctcgcccggcagagaggtagcggcatgggtaacgttagctgtgatgctagcggagtggcgcgagtggtaataggagagagagaaggtgccaatctggtaacaaatgaaggaagaattatttcccgagaaaaacagcagggggtccatcgtctggcggtggtttggcttcaagcgggaagatgttgaacagacaaccgttatTTGTCAAGTATGCGaaaaaagcccatccatccatccattttctaccgcttattccctttcggggtcgctggcgcctatctcagctacaatcgggcggaaggcagggtacaccctggacaagtcgccacctcatcgcagggccaacacagatagaccgacaacattcacactcacattcacacactagggccaatttagtgttgccaatcaacctatccccaggtgcatgtctttggaagtgggaggaagccggagtacccggagggaacccacgcattcacggggagaacatgcaaactccacacagaaagatcccgagcctggatttgaacccaggactgcaggaacttcgtattgtgaggcagacgcactaacccctcttccaccgtgaagccctgcggcaaaagcgttgctacaaaagtagcagcactactttGTCAACCGctagagcagggatgtcaaacgtatggcacgagggccggatcaggcccacgaacaggttttatccggcccgcggtatgttcagtataaaaattaacctacattttttgaatgaaagaaacagttgttctaaatgtgtccactggatgtcgcaatagcaattatttgtatctttataGACGATGCTACAtacgtacaaaataaaccacataatgttagtacatcagtcgaggaaaataatcaaactacatacatttgtaatttgattttgatcaaatttttttgtatcttcatagattgaaaattaacaccaatttattcagaaaatataaataacaacaaataaagatagaatactatcaacCGCAACACATaagtgtaaaaaagaaaaacaaacaacattGCGATTTGtaaatttcagaatgtgcttgttctaattttaaacaaagaaaacagtctgaagttgtctttattttgaagttattctgccgtgattttaccagtccggcccacttgggagtagatttttccccatgtggcccctgatctaaaaagagtttgacacccccgcgcTGGAGAgtaaagagtgcttgaaactagggctgggtgatgtATCGatttactcgatatatcgcgggtttgtctctgtgcgatatagaaaatgactatatggtgatattggagtatacgttttgaaaagtcacccggtagagaatgaagagtgcttactccacatgtcaacatctcctttcAATGCCACACCAACAGAACgctgaagcaactatttccagatcaacaccgtatgaaaaaaatagtctctagcagaaggagataacgtccgcaggaacctaccacatagtgaaggacataaacTATATGACTTCCTactttgcagctcatttttatttgacacttattgaaacatcttgtgtgacatcatgcacaaaagtgcacttatttcatttttaaactattgttgtggcgttctgtacaaaaagtgcacattaatttagtgttgttttgatacgtcatattagtgacatgcacaaaaatgcactaaaggcttgttttaaaatgtctctgacaattttgcacttttggttttggttttgtgCACAaaggcttgttttaaaatgtctctgacaattttgcacttttggttttggaaatgacatgaatgtttgtgccactgcttaataaatactcttttagttgtgatttcc from Nerophis ophidion isolate RoL-2023_Sa linkage group LG17, RoL_Noph_v1.0, whole genome shotgun sequence harbors:
- the LOC133536109 gene encoding NF-kappa-B inhibitor-like protein 1, producing MQIHARWIKDQKTNSSSAPNMLSRHQKRLWKYVEEGSLLKLKSYLRKHRDLQVNFTQGKRQRSPLHLACGLGDDAVLRLLLRHGADVLARDRKGDTPLHLALNRALKHGRAAYDDLVVPLRKSCPEAMDAANTAGVTPQDLLNWSKLSEETPASTSGPPKADPERDWMEKLFGECEDEFCENFGVYDADDYLAVDEEEEDYGDWADRIRTEYFSKKNAEAQRIAASSGRKKKKKKSEGEKEENYQELHQRLQKEHQEYLDRAARKEEETRLGKKRRYDQMCAATFKAGAPDDDDDGGAELLCYADIPWPAPRGTVQEMADVMLHGVDRKDAAAFRKALRKQQTLWHPDKFAQRCEARLQEKDKRRILDTVTALSQELNRLAQTLRT